The stretch of DNA TTCTTAAAGCTGCATGGCTGTAGATTGCAATGAAAAAGACTTTATAAACCTTAGCGATATATCAATCGATCGGATGATGGGCTATTGCAACAAATAAAAGTCTCATATCATCAGCAATTCATCTGTGGTGTTAACTAATGGCATAGGAGGTTAATCTACATTTCACCTTTAAAATTTGTCGAATTTCCTCCAATTCCACGGGATAAGGCTTATAAACGGCATCATTATCTGAAATCAAATTGAGTTGCGTCACCGTATGTCCATCCCTAACTTGCTGAATTCGCTTAGCGACCACCACATCCGTCACGATAACATAAACATGGTTATCCCTTAAGGGATTCCCTCTTTCTATGGCTTCACAAACGACTATATCGCCATTGGTGATGGTCGGCGTCATACTGTCTCCACTGATCTCAAAGGCCATGAGCTCTCCACTCAAATTGGGAATTGAAAATTTTTGGAGGTTTTGTAGGAATTTATCATCCTGTAATTCCGTCGCATATCCCGCCAAAGCCTTTGAAGGAACCAACGTAATATTTTCACGGCCTCCTATCTGCCGGTCCATAAAGGAACGGGTAGGTATATCCCCAAATGATGGATGCCCTCCAATAAACATATCGTCCCCACTACCAAAGATATAATTGGCATCAATGCCATATGCATAGAAAAGTTTTTGCAACTGA from Saprospiraceae bacterium encodes:
- a CDS encoding S24 family peptidase, which codes for MSDFSDNIVNQRFNEVFNSLEKFNLIKGKSDLAKKLGTYNHVINSILKGQRNITVDQLQKLFYAYGIDANYIFGSGDDMFIGGHPSFGDIPTRSFMDRQIGGRENITLVPSKALAGYATELQDDKFLQNLQKFSIPNLSGELMAFEISGDSMTPTITNGDIVVCEAIERGNPLRDNHVYVIVTDVVVAKRIQQVRDGHTVTQLNLISDNDAVYKPYPVELEEIRQILKVKCRLTSYAIS